In Anaerostipes hadrus ATCC 29173 = JCM 17467, a single genomic region encodes these proteins:
- a CDS encoding electron transfer flavoprotein subunit beta/FixA family protein, which produces MNILVCIKQVPDDSVEIHLNAEGTPDLANVTPVVNAFDTYALEMAARLKESSEGEVTVVCVGEDSAKNSLKNCLAVGADHAFLVSDDAFKGSDTTGIANILKNVIAKLEADNGQKFDLVFCGKEATDAALGQGGLMLAEELGTSVITNITEIALDGDKVTAKQETEEGYRTVEASAPCVVTVTKPEYDPRYPTIKNKMAARKKPIGDIKEVDLADLEKEKVGESNAKVQIVKLYEPAKKEAGIKIQEETPEDSAIKAVAMMADAKVF; this is translated from the coding sequence ATGAACATTTTAGTATGTATCAAACAGGTTCCGGATGATTCTGTAGAAATCCATTTAAATGCAGAAGGAACACCGGATTTAGCAAACGTAACACCTGTTGTAAATGCATTTGACACCTATGCTCTCGAAATGGCAGCACGATTAAAAGAATCCTCTGAAGGAGAAGTAACAGTTGTATGTGTCGGAGAAGATAGTGCAAAGAACTCTCTGAAAAACTGTCTTGCAGTTGGTGCAGATCATGCATTTTTAGTAAGTGATGATGCATTCAAAGGATCTGACACAACAGGAATCGCAAATATCCTAAAAAATGTGATCGCAAAATTAGAAGCGGACAATGGTCAGAAATTTGATCTTGTATTCTGTGGAAAAGAAGCAACAGATGCCGCACTTGGACAGGGTGGCTTAATGTTAGCTGAAGAACTTGGAACAAGTGTGATCACAAATATTACAGAAATCGCTTTAGATGGCGATAAAGTGACAGCAAAACAGGAAACAGAAGAAGGATACCGTACAGTAGAAGCTTCTGCACCATGTGTTGTAACAGTCACAAAACCAGAATATGACCCACGTTACCCAACGATCAAGAATAAAATGGCAGCAAGAAAGAAACCAATCGGCGATATTAAAGAAGTTGATCTTGCTGATCTTGAAAAAGAAAAAGTCGGAGAATCTAATGCAAAGGTTCAGATCGTTAAATTATATGAACCAGCGAAGAAAGAAGCCGGAATCAAGATTCAGGAAGAAACACCAGAAGATTCAGCAATAAAAGCAGTCGCTATGATGGCAGATGCCAAAGTATTCTAG
- a CDS encoding ABC transporter ATP-binding protein/permease, protein MIKTRLVKLLSHTKKYIVQMVLWQWIALLGQIAAIFSIGRMVDCILMHQMSNQVILTTFMVLVVAVAIRFLCDQMATRASFAASVDVKRILREKIYEKLLCLGASYREHVSTSEVVQMSTEGVEQLEIYFGKYLPQLFYSILAPVTLFIILSFISLKASAVLLICVPLIPISIVAVQKLAKKLLNKYWGLYTTLGDSFLENLQGMTTLKIYQADEMKAVEMDEEAQNFRKITMKVLTMQLNSTSVMDIIAYGGAAVGMITAIHQYIAGNITIGGALIILLLASEFFIPLRLLGSFFHIAMNGMAASDKIFGLLDLEEGESGESKFPQGELEISLDDVHFAYEKDREILKGITMNFPANSFISFVGESGCGKSTLAGILTARNRGYTGSVKIGGVDISDIMENELMSHMTKITHNSYLFAGTVKENLRMAKPDASKEEMEEVLEKVNLLAFLKEQDGLQTVLSERGENFSGGQRQRLALARALLFDTPIYIFDEATSNIDMESEEMIMNVIRELSKTKMILFISHRLSNVVDSDCIYMMKDGIVAEEGTHEHLMRKKGAYQHLFDKQKELESYAANMSWNESLKKKVV, encoded by the coding sequence ATGATTAAAACAAGATTGGTAAAATTACTTTCCCATACAAAAAAATATATTGTACAGATGGTCCTGTGGCAGTGGATCGCATTATTAGGGCAGATCGCAGCGATCTTTTCCATTGGAAGAATGGTGGACTGTATTTTGATGCACCAGATGAGTAATCAGGTGATCCTTACAACATTTATGGTTTTGGTGGTTGCAGTAGCGATCCGTTTCTTATGTGATCAGATGGCAACAAGGGCGTCATTTGCAGCAAGTGTTGATGTGAAAAGAATTTTACGAGAAAAGATCTATGAGAAATTGTTATGTTTAGGGGCTTCTTATCGGGAACATGTTTCAACATCAGAAGTCGTACAGATGAGTACCGAAGGTGTGGAGCAGCTTGAAATTTATTTTGGGAAATATCTTCCGCAGTTGTTTTACAGCATCTTAGCACCAGTAACATTATTTATCATTTTATCCTTTATCAGTTTAAAGGCAAGTGCGGTACTGCTGATCTGCGTTCCATTGATTCCGATTTCAATCGTTGCGGTGCAGAAACTCGCAAAGAAATTATTGAATAAATACTGGGGACTATACACAACATTAGGAGACAGTTTCCTTGAGAATCTTCAGGGAATGACAACATTAAAGATCTATCAGGCGGATGAAATGAAAGCGGTTGAGATGGATGAGGAAGCGCAGAATTTTCGTAAGATCACGATGAAAGTTTTGACAATGCAGTTAAATTCAACCAGCGTCATGGATATCATAGCCTACGGTGGCGCTGCTGTCGGAATGATCACAGCGATTCATCAGTATATTGCTGGAAATATCACGATTGGCGGAGCATTGATCATTTTATTGTTGGCTTCAGAATTTTTTATTCCGTTAAGATTGTTAGGATCATTTTTCCACATTGCGATGAATGGAATGGCAGCGAGTGATAAGATTTTTGGACTGCTTGATCTGGAAGAAGGAGAGAGCGGAGAATCCAAGTTTCCACAGGGAGAGTTAGAGATTTCACTTGATGATGTTCATTTTGCTTATGAAAAAGATCGTGAAATCTTAAAAGGAATCACAATGAACTTCCCTGCAAACAGCTTTATTTCTTTTGTTGGGGAATCTGGCTGCGGAAAAAGTACACTGGCAGGGATCTTAACAGCGAGAAATCGTGGATATACTGGAAGTGTCAAGATCGGTGGTGTGGATATCTCCGATATTATGGAAAATGAATTGATGTCCCATATGACGAAGATCACACATAACAGTTATTTATTTGCAGGAACAGTCAAAGAAAATCTTCGTATGGCAAAACCAGATGCAAGCAAAGAAGAGATGGAAGAAGTGTTAGAGAAAGTAAATCTTCTGGCATTTTTAAAAGAACAGGATGGATTACAGACTGTCTTGTCAGAACGCGGGGAAAACTTCTCAGGTGGTCAGAGACAGCGTCTGGCACTTGCAAGAGCGCTGCTGTTTGATACACCGATCTACATATTTGACGAAGCGACATCCAATATTGATATGGAAAGTGAAGAAATGATCATGAATGTCATTCGGGAATTATCAAAGACAAAGATGATCTTGTTTATTTCCCATAGATTATCCAATGTTGTAGATTCTGACTGTATTTATATGATGAAAGATGGAATTGTTGCAGAAGAGGGAACACACGAACATTTAATGCGTAAAAAAGGTGCATACCAGCATTTATTTGATAAGCAGAAGGAACTGGAATCTTATGCTGCAAATATGTCATGGAATGAGTCTTTAAAGAAGAAGGTGGTGTAA
- the pepT gene encoding peptidase T produces MKAYERLLNYVKILTPSNENSQTVPSSDCQFNLARVLENEMKELGLSDVYLDDKCYLYGKLPATKGYENCPAIGFIAHMDTVSDFCDHPIRPILTKNYNGEALPLGDSSLVLDPKVFPHLSSLKGRTLITSDGTTILGADDKAGIAEILTMVERLISKEIPHGPISIAFTPDEEIGSGAEYFDIKRFDADFAYTLDGDTEGEIQFENFNACKAEFEITGFNVHPGSSKDTMINASLVAMEINSCLPSMETPRNTEDYEGFYHLIDMNGDVSHATLHYIVRDHDQGLFEAKKQTLRLIAKNMNEKWGNGCVTLTITDQYQNMAEIIKDCPHLIKNAKKACENAGVAPLVLPIRGGTDGCQLSFRGLPCPNLGTGGHAYHGPYEHISVEGMDMCVDIVVELIKLYTEGC; encoded by the coding sequence ATGAAAGCTTACGAACGTTTATTAAATTACGTCAAAATTTTAACTCCAAGCAATGAAAACAGCCAAACTGTCCCTTCTTCTGATTGTCAGTTTAATCTTGCCCGAGTCTTGGAAAATGAAATGAAGGAACTTGGTCTCAGTGATGTCTACTTAGATGACAAATGTTACCTATATGGCAAATTACCTGCCACAAAGGGCTATGAAAACTGTCCTGCGATTGGATTTATTGCTCATATGGATACTGTTTCTGATTTCTGTGATCACCCGATCCGTCCGATCCTCACGAAGAATTATAATGGAGAAGCTCTTCCTCTTGGAGATAGTAGTCTGGTTCTTGATCCGAAAGTTTTCCCTCATCTTTCTTCTCTCAAGGGTCGTACTTTGATCACATCGGATGGTACAACGATCCTTGGTGCAGATGATAAGGCTGGGATTGCTGAGATTCTTACGATGGTAGAACGTCTGATCAGTAAAGAGATTCCTCATGGTCCGATCAGCATTGCATTTACTCCAGATGAAGAAATTGGAAGTGGTGCTGAGTATTTTGATATCAAGCGGTTTGATGCTGATTTTGCTTATACTTTGGATGGCGATACCGAGGGTGAGATCCAGTTTGAAAATTTTAATGCCTGTAAAGCTGAGTTTGAAATCACTGGTTTTAATGTACATCCTGGTTCTTCGAAGGATACGATGATCAATGCCTCACTTGTAGCTATGGAGATCAACTCTTGTCTACCTTCTATGGAGACTCCTAGAAACACGGAAGATTATGAGGGATTCTATCATTTGATCGACATGAATGGTGATGTTAGTCATGCAACATTACATTACATTGTGAGAGATCATGATCAGGGGTTGTTTGAGGCGAAGAAACAGACATTACGTTTGATCGCGAAAAATATGAACGAAAAATGGGGTAATGGTTGCGTTACTTTAACCATTACGGATCAGTATCAAAATATGGCCGAGATTATTAAGGATTGTCCTCATTTGATCAAAAATGCAAAGAAGGCTTGTGAAAATGCTGGTGTAGCTCCATTGGTTCTGCCGATTCGCGGAGGTACAGATGGATGTCAGTTAAGTTTTCGAGGACTTCCTTGTCCGAATCTTGGAACTGGTGGACATGCTTATCATGGACCTTATGAACATATTAGCGTTGAAGGAATGGATATGTGTGTTGATATTGTTGTGGAATTGATTAAATTGTATACTGAAGGTTGTTGA
- a CDS encoding FAD-binding oxidoreductase, whose protein sequence is MSEYQYNKVTPEMIEKFKEIAPKRVLVGDEINEDFTHDEMAIYGKARPEVLVEATSTEEVAAVVKLCNENKVPVTPSGARTGLVGGAVSIGGGVMISLTKMNKILGYDKENFVVKIQSGVLLNDLAQDAEKQGLLYPPDPGEKFATVGGNVATNAGGMRAVKYGCTRDYVRAMTVVLPTGEIVKLGATVSKTSSGYSLLNLMIGSEGTLGIITELTLKVIPAPKSVISLIIPYENLEDCIATVPQFFMHHLAPQALEFMEKEVVMDTEKFLGKQVYPKELEGTEIGAYLLATFDGNSEEQLEDIIEQASEVVLEAGAIDVLVADTPALKKDAWAVRGALLEAIEADTVLLDECDVVVPTNKIAEFLTYTKSLEAEADFRVKSFGHAGDGNLHIYTCSNDMEEGEFKKQVAVFMDKVYAKATEFGGMISGEHGIGHGKMDYLAESLGPVQMRIMEGVKEVFDPNMILNPGKICYKL, encoded by the coding sequence ATGAGTGAGTATCAGTATAACAAAGTGACACCAGAGATGATCGAGAAATTCAAAGAGATCGCTCCAAAACGTGTCTTAGTGGGTGATGAAATCAATGAGGATTTCACCCATGATGAGATGGCAATCTACGGAAAAGCTAGACCAGAAGTTTTAGTAGAAGCAACATCAACAGAAGAAGTTGCAGCTGTCGTTAAACTTTGTAATGAAAACAAGGTTCCTGTAACACCAAGTGGTGCAAGAACAGGATTAGTAGGAGGAGCCGTAAGTATCGGTGGCGGTGTTATGATTTCTCTTACAAAGATGAACAAGATCCTTGGATATGACAAAGAAAACTTTGTAGTGAAGATTCAATCAGGAGTCCTTTTAAATGATCTTGCACAGGATGCAGAAAAACAAGGATTATTATATCCACCAGATCCAGGTGAGAAATTCGCAACAGTCGGTGGAAACGTAGCAACCAACGCTGGTGGTATGAGAGCTGTTAAGTACGGATGTACAAGAGATTATGTACGTGCCATGACAGTTGTATTACCAACAGGTGAGATTGTAAAACTTGGAGCTACTGTATCAAAGACAAGTTCAGGATACAGCTTATTAAACTTAATGATCGGTTCTGAAGGTACTTTGGGTATTATCACAGAACTTACATTAAAAGTAATTCCAGCACCAAAATCAGTGATCAGTCTGATCATTCCTTATGAAAACTTAGAGGATTGTATTGCAACAGTACCACAGTTCTTTATGCATCATCTGGCACCACAGGCTCTGGAATTTATGGAAAAAGAAGTTGTTATGGATACTGAGAAGTTCTTAGGAAAACAGGTATATCCAAAAGAATTAGAAGGAACAGAGATTGGAGCATATTTATTAGCAACATTTGATGGAAATTCTGAAGAACAACTGGAAGATATCATTGAACAGGCATCTGAAGTAGTATTAGAAGCAGGAGCAATTGATGTATTAGTTGCTGATACACCAGCCTTAAAGAAAGATGCATGGGCTGTCCGCGGAGCATTACTTGAGGCAATTGAAGCAGATACTGTACTGTTAGATGAATGTGATGTTGTAGTTCCAACAAATAAGATTGCAGAATTCCTGACATATACAAAATCATTAGAAGCAGAAGCTGATTTCAGAGTGAAGAGCTTTGGACATGCTGGAGACGGTAACTTACATATCTATACATGCAGTAATGACATGGAAGAAGGAGAGTTTAAGAAACAGGTTGCAGTCTTTATGGATAAAGTATATGCAAAAGCAACAGAATTCGGTGGAATGATCTCTGGAGAACATGGAATCGGACATGGAAAGATGGACTACCTAGCAGAGTCTCTCGGACCAGTTCAGATGAGGATCATGGAAGGTGTCAAAGAAGTCTTTGATCCAAATATGATCTTAAATCCAGGTAAGATCTGCTACAAATTATAA
- a CDS encoding YbaN family protein, which translates to MKNMRKNPIRYVWMALGILCLVLGTIGVVLPILPTVPFYMATVFCFAKGSKRLHDWFLGTSLYKKHLESFAKEKAMTKKTKRSIIAMVTILMAIGFIMMNNVPIGRVVLVIVWIFHFLYFGLKVETVKEEKAKEIIYD; encoded by the coding sequence ATGAAAAATATGAGAAAAAATCCGATCCGATATGTGTGGATGGCACTTGGAATCTTATGTCTGGTGCTTGGGACGATAGGGGTTGTACTTCCAATCCTGCCGACGGTTCCATTTTACATGGCAACAGTGTTTTGCTTTGCAAAGGGCTCAAAAAGACTTCACGATTGGTTTTTAGGGACAAGTCTTTACAAGAAACACTTGGAAAGCTTTGCAAAAGAGAAAGCAATGACGAAGAAAACAAAGAGATCCATCATTGCGATGGTAACGATCTTAATGGCAATCGGTTTTATCATGATGAACAACGTACCGATCGGTCGTGTTGTTCTTGTGATCGTATGGATTTTTCATTTCTTATATTTCGGACTGAAAGTAGAAACTGTCAAAGAAGAGAAAGCAAAGGAAATAATATATGATTAA
- a CDS encoding amino acid ABC transporter ATP-binding/permease protein, translating to MENTTKQRRSSIKIMGKMIGLVKPLAHIMTAAVLLGTLGYLCAIFLTITAGHGVLLAMKGQRVTKYLIILVVLAVMRGILHYAEQYCNHFIAFKLLAIIRHQVFAVLRKLCPAKLDGREKGNLISIITTDIELLEVFYAHTISPIMIAILTSLIMVVFIGRFHVYAGIFAVCSYLLVGCVIPLRNGKKGGQKGMEFRSGFGNLNSFVLESLRGIDETIQYGQGKKRKAQISEKSIELGKMQKDLNRMEAMQRAVTDFVILCCSFGMFFLMYHLYQAGNVTFDAMLLATIAMMGSFGPVTALSSLSNNLNQTLASGERVLSLLEEEPMVEESEGEADISFEGASVEDVTFAYDEEVILKDCNINMKQGKVIGICGKSGCGKSTLLKLLMRFWDVNKGNIKISEENVKEIPTKTLRNTQSYVTQETELFHDSIANNIAIGKPGAAREEIIKAAQKASIHDMIMSLPNGYDTEVGELGDTLSGGEKQRIGIARAFLHDSPMLLLDEPTSNLDSLNEGIILKSLKEESKGRTVVLVSHRESTMGIADDVYHMDAGRVS from the coding sequence ATGGAAAATACAACAAAACAAAGAAGAAGTTCCATAAAGATTATGGGGAAAATGATCGGTCTTGTAAAACCACTGGCACACATTATGACAGCGGCAGTGCTTCTTGGAACCTTAGGGTATCTGTGTGCCATTTTCCTGACGATCACAGCCGGACATGGTGTACTTCTTGCTATGAAAGGGCAGCGTGTGACGAAATATCTGATTATTTTGGTGGTTCTTGCAGTGATGCGTGGAATCCTCCATTATGCAGAACAGTATTGTAACCATTTTATTGCATTTAAACTGTTAGCGATCATCAGACATCAGGTATTTGCGGTACTTCGGAAGCTTTGCCCAGCTAAATTAGACGGCAGGGAAAAGGGGAATCTGATTTCAATCATCACAACCGATATTGAATTATTAGAAGTATTCTATGCACACACGATCTCTCCAATCATGATCGCAATTTTAACTTCATTGATCATGGTTGTATTTATCGGAAGATTTCATGTCTATGCAGGAATCTTTGCAGTCTGTTCTTATCTTCTGGTAGGCTGCGTGATCCCATTAAGAAATGGAAAAAAAGGCGGACAAAAAGGAATGGAATTCCGAAGCGGATTCGGAAACCTGAACAGTTTTGTCTTAGAATCTCTCCGTGGAATAGACGAAACGATTCAGTATGGACAAGGTAAAAAGAGAAAAGCACAAATAAGTGAAAAATCCATTGAATTAGGAAAAATGCAAAAAGACCTGAATCGCATGGAAGCTATGCAAAGAGCTGTCACAGACTTTGTGATCCTTTGCTGTTCGTTTGGAATGTTCTTTTTAATGTATCATTTATATCAGGCAGGAAATGTCACATTTGATGCTATGCTGCTTGCAACGATCGCTATGATGGGTTCTTTTGGCCCAGTAACTGCATTGTCAAGCCTGTCAAACAATTTAAACCAGACATTAGCAAGTGGAGAAAGAGTGTTATCCTTACTCGAAGAAGAACCAATGGTAGAAGAATCAGAAGGAGAAGCTGATATAAGTTTTGAAGGTGCATCCGTAGAAGATGTAACCTTTGCCTATGATGAAGAAGTCATCCTAAAAGACTGCAACATCAATATGAAACAAGGAAAAGTCATCGGAATCTGTGGAAAAAGCGGCTGCGGAAAGTCCACACTGTTGAAACTTCTGATGCGCTTCTGGGATGTAAACAAAGGAAACATAAAGATTTCAGAAGAAAACGTGAAAGAAATCCCAACCAAGACACTAAGAAACACACAATCCTACGTAACTCAGGAAACCGAACTCTTCCACGACTCCATCGCCAATAACATAGCGATCGGAAAACCAGGCGCAGCAAGAGAAGAAATCATAAAAGCCGCTCAAAAAGCCTCTATCCATGACATGATCATGTCCCTGCCAAATGGCTACGACACCGAAGTCGGAGAACTCGGAGACACCCTGTCTGGTGGAGAAAAACAAAGAATCGGAATCGCCAGAGCCTTCTTACACGACAGCCCGATGTTATTACTAGACGAACCAACAAGTAACTTGGATTCTTTAAATGAAGGAATCATCTTGAAATCACTCAAAGAAGAAAGTAAAGGAAGAACCGTAGTACTAGTATCCCATAGAGAATCTACCATGGGAATCGCAGACGACGTGTATCATATGGATGCAGGAAGAGTTTCGTAA
- a CDS encoding L-lactate permease has product MFIHFLLAMLPIIWLIIALSGLKMAGHVACPIALIITVIEALFLWKQKIIDVLTGGLEGFAMAIWPICLVIVAAVFTYNLVVHTKNMELIKKMLTSVSRDKRVLVLIIAWGFGGFMEGMAGFGTAVAIPAGILCGLGFEPIFAATVCLVANTTPVAFGSIGIPTVTAANVTGFSPHMTASYVVLQLAIMVILVPFLVVFITGKHEGAKGIGDYKEILFITLMSGLSFLVPQYLTAKFVGAELPAVIGSVCSMAVTIILAKVMLKGKASKFDVEIEDNDDTTMTVKDAFVAWSPFILVLLFLLLTSTLVPAIHDPLSAIKSNVPIYSGEGASPYTFTWVSTPGVLILIAAFIGGLIQGCPVGEIFVVLGKTVIQMFKTIITIMAVLATAKIMGYSGMTQSIADFIVRVTGSFYPLVAPLIGSIGTFVTGSSTSSSVLFSKLQASTGAELNINQIWLVAANTVGSTAGKIISPQSIAVATAATATVGKESEILTKVIKYFVLFVIIYGLVCYFGVKLI; this is encoded by the coding sequence ATGTTCATTCACTTTTTATTAGCGATGCTTCCTATCATCTGGCTGATCATTGCATTAAGCGGATTAAAGATGGCAGGACATGTAGCCTGTCCGATCGCTTTGATCATTACAGTCATTGAAGCACTTTTTTTATGGAAGCAAAAAATTATTGATGTCCTCACAGGAGGGTTAGAAGGATTTGCAATGGCAATCTGGCCAATCTGTCTGGTTATCGTGGCAGCAGTGTTTACTTACAACTTGGTCGTACATACGAAAAACATGGAACTTATTAAAAAAATGCTTACTTCTGTATCAAGAGATAAACGAGTTCTTGTGCTGATCATCGCATGGGGATTTGGAGGATTTATGGAAGGTATGGCAGGATTCGGAACAGCTGTAGCGATTCCAGCAGGAATCCTTTGCGGATTAGGATTTGAACCAATCTTTGCAGCAACTGTTTGCCTGGTAGCCAATACGACACCAGTAGCATTTGGATCCATCGGAATTCCAACGGTTACAGCAGCAAATGTAACAGGATTTAGTCCACATATGACAGCATCTTATGTTGTATTACAACTTGCGATCATGGTAATTCTCGTTCCTTTCCTTGTTGTTTTCATCACAGGAAAACATGAAGGAGCTAAAGGAATCGGTGATTATAAAGAAATTTTATTTATTACATTGATGTCAGGTCTTTCATTCTTAGTACCACAATATCTGACAGCAAAATTTGTAGGAGCTGAACTTCCAGCAGTTATCGGATCTGTATGCAGTATGGCAGTAACGATCATCCTTGCAAAAGTAATGCTGAAAGGTAAGGCAAGTAAATTTGATGTAGAAATCGAAGATAATGATGATACTACGATGACAGTAAAAGATGCATTTGTTGCATGGAGCCCATTCATTCTTGTATTACTGTTCTTACTTCTGACTTCAACATTAGTACCAGCGATTCATGATCCATTATCAGCGATCAAATCAAATGTACCAATTTATAGTGGAGAGGGAGCAAGCCCATATACATTTACATGGGTATCAACACCAGGAGTGCTGATCTTGATCGCAGCATTTATTGGAGGACTGATTCAGGGATGTCCAGTTGGTGAGATCTTTGTTGTTTTAGGCAAGACAGTGATTCAGATGTTTAAGACGATCATTACGATCATGGCAGTGCTTGCGACAGCTAAGATCATGGGATACAGCGGAATGACACAGTCTATCGCAGATTTTATCGTACGTGTAACAGGAAGCTTTTATCCATTAGTTGCACCACTGATCGGATCTATCGGAACATTCGTAACAGGAAGTTCTACATCAAGCAGCGTACTATTCTCCAAGTTACAGGCAAGTACAGGAGCAGAATTAAATATCAACCAGATCTGGCTGGTAGCTGCAAATACAGTTGGTAGTACCGCAGGAAAGATTATTTCTCCACAGAGTATCGCAGTAGCGACAGCGGCAACAGCAACGGTAGGAAAAGAAAGTGAAATCTTAACAAAGGTTATCAAATATTTCGTATTATTCGTTATCATCTATGGATTAGTTTGCTACTTTGGAGTTAAATTGATCTGA
- a CDS encoding acyl-CoA dehydrogenase family protein has protein sequence MAYLISEEAKDLLQDVHEFCENEVKEQCKAYDVSGEWPKEIYDKAIEMQLHSLEVPEEYGGPGLSRVDVAALIEEMAIADAGFATTISASGLGTKPVLIAGNEEQKKHVCQKIIDGGFGAFCLTEPGAGSDASAGTTTAVKDGDEWVLNGRKCFITNGGIASFYCITAMTDKTKGVKGISMFLVDAGTPGLSTGNEENKMGIRTSNTCDVVLEDCRIPAANLVGEEGRGFSIAMKTLDQARAWMGCVATGIAQRGINEGIAYAKERVQFGKPVIKNQAMQFKVADMEIKTETARQMVAHALTKMDMGLPHSKEAAIAKCYASDIAMEVASEAIQMFGGYGYSREYPVEKLLRDAKIFQIFEGSNEIQRIVVANNTIGR, from the coding sequence ATGGCATATTTAATTTCAGAGGAAGCAAAAGACTTATTACAGGATGTACACGAGTTCTGTGAAAACGAAGTAAAAGAACAGTGTAAAGCATACGACGTCAGTGGAGAATGGCCAAAAGAAATTTATGACAAAGCCATTGAAATGCAGTTACATTCATTAGAAGTACCAGAAGAATACGGTGGACCAGGATTATCAAGAGTAGACGTTGCGGCACTGATCGAAGAAATGGCTATCGCAGATGCAGGATTTGCAACAACAATTTCTGCCAGTGGATTAGGAACAAAACCAGTACTGATCGCAGGAAATGAAGAACAGAAAAAACATGTATGCCAGAAGATCATTGATGGTGGATTTGGAGCTTTCTGTTTAACAGAACCAGGAGCAGGATCTGATGCTAGTGCAGGAACAACAACAGCTGTCAAAGACGGAGATGAGTGGGTATTAAATGGAAGAAAATGCTTCATTACAAATGGAGGAATCGCTTCTTTCTACTGTATCACAGCTATGACAGATAAAACAAAAGGTGTTAAAGGAATCTCTATGTTCTTAGTTGATGCTGGAACACCAGGATTAAGCACAGGTAATGAAGAAAATAAAATGGGTATCCGTACATCAAACACATGTGATGTTGTATTAGAAGACTGTCGTATTCCAGCTGCAAACTTAGTTGGAGAAGAAGGAAGAGGATTCTCAATCGCAATGAAGACATTAGACCAGGCAAGAGCTTGGATGGGATGTGTTGCAACAGGTATCGCACAGCGTGGTATCAATGAAGGTATTGCATATGCCAAAGAAAGAGTTCAGTTTGGTAAACCAGTCATCAAAAATCAGGCAATGCAGTTTAAAGTAGCTGATATGGAAATCAAAACAGAAACAGCTCGTCAGATGGTTGCACATGCTTTAACAAAGATGGATATGGGATTACCACATTCCAAAGAAGCAGCGATCGCAAAATGCTATGCATCTGATATCGCAATGGAAGTAGCTTCTGAAGCAATCCAGATGTTCGGTGGATATGGATACAGCAGAGAATATCCAGTTGAGAAATTATTAAGAGATGCTAAGATCTTCCAGATTTTCGAAGGAAGTAACGAAATTCAGAGAATCGTCGTAGCAAATAACACAATCGGAAGATAG